CCAGCCACTCCGTGCACAACAGCGGGCGGCCGTACTCGGCCAGCTCGTCGAGGCGCTCGCCCATCTCCTGCAGGTTGCCGTAGCAGTGGAACGACACCACGTCGGAGTTGCGTTCGCCGCACAGCCGGATCTCGGTCATGTAGTCTTGCCAGAAGAAGGAGCCCACGGTCAGCGGCTGGCGCGGATCGGCGGCGCGCGCCCAGCGGAACGCCGCCTCCACCAGCCGCAGGCTCTCCTTGGCGCGGTCGCCGCCCGGCTCGTTGTACAGGTCCCACGCCAGCACCCGGCGGTCACTCCCGAACGCGCCTACCACGTCGCTGACGTACGCCTCCAGTTGCGGCCAGCGCGCCGGGTCGTCGGCGGTGGCGTAGCCGGGGCTCGGCGTCCAGCGGCTGTTGTGCACTCCGGGCTTTGGGTCGTCCTGGCGTCCGGGGTAGGGGTCGCGGTCGTCGAAGCGGCAGTCGTCGAACAGGATCGGCATCATGGTGATGCCGGCGGCGTCGGCCAGCCGCAGGAAGGTCTCCAGGCGCTCGTTGTGGCCCGCCGGATCCGCCTCCCACACCATGAACTGCAGGAACACGCGCACCGTGTTGTAGCCGAGCCCGGCCGCGAACTGCAGCTCGCGCTCGATGGTGGCGGGGTCGAAGGTGTCCGCCTGCCACATCTCGGTGCTGTTCACCGCCGTGCTCGGCAGGAAGTTGCAGCCGAACGGCAACGGGATCGACGCGAACCACTCGTTGGCGCGCTCGGCGCTCCACTGTTCGGTCATTTCGTCTCTCCCTCGGTCCCGGCAGCCGTCTCGGAGTACACGATCGGGTTCATCACGCTGTTGGCGATCTGGCCGGGCACCAGGCCTCCGACGAAGCGCAGCCCGTCCGGCGAGCGCGACATGTCGGTGATGCGCGCCCCGTCCGGGAAGTAGTTGGCGGTCATCGCCTCGCGCATCTTGTTGGAGCGGTTGGCCGGTGCGCCGTGCACGGTCCAGCCCAGGTGGATCGAGCAATCGCCCGCCTTCAAATCCGGCACCTGCACCACTTCCAGCCCCTCGCGCTCCGCGAAGTCGTCGAAAAAGCGTTTCGACTCCTCGCTGATCGACATGCCCTCCAGGTTGCCGTACTTGTGGGAGCCGGCCACGAAGCGCAGCGGCCCCATGTCCAGCGAGCAGTCCACCAGCGGCATCCACAGTCCCATGGTGAAGGTGTCGTCGAACGGGAAGTAGAACTGGTCCTGGTGCCAGTGCGAGTCGATGCCGCCGGGCGGCTTGAACAGCGCCTGCTCGTGGTACAGGCGCACCGCCGGCGCGCGCAGCAGGCGGCTGGCGATGCGCCCGAAGCGCGGGCTGAGCACGAAGCGGCTCACGGCGTCGGAGCAGTAGCGCAGGTTGAGCTGCTGCAGGAAGGCGCCGCCGAACGACAGCGCCAGCCGGCGGGCGCGGAAGTGGGCCATCGCCACGTCGCGGATCGCCTCGCCGTAGGCGTTGATCTCGTCCCGGTCGAGCACCTCTTCCAGGACGATGAAGCCGTTCTCCCAGAAGCCCTCCACCTGCGCGTCGCTGAGCGGATACTCGCCGTGCAACTCCGGCAGCGGCGCCTCCGCCAAGCGATCCCAGTCCTCCGCGGCCAGCGCCGGCCGCACCGCCTGTCTTTCGATCATCCCAGTGGTCACATGAAGATACTATCCCTTACGCTGCCGACTTCGATAGCCCACGGCCTTCAGGCGATCGGTGCGGGCCCAACTCACTCCCGGGCACCCCGGGCACTTGCCCTGCAGTCGCGCCGCGGTTACCCTGATGCACACTGGGTTCTTGCGATGGCTACGCTTGCACAACGGACAGAGGCGGTCGAAGAGCGGGTGGACAACCTGGAGACCATCCTGGCCCGCTTGATGGCCAATACCGACGAGTCTATCTCGCGGACCAACGAGTCCGTCGCACGGACCGAGGAGTCTATCGCGCGTCTTGAGCGTATCGTCGAGGGTCAAGCGCAGGAAGCCGCGCGCGAACGGCGGGAGATGAACAAGCGGTGGGGCGAGTTGGCCAACAAGATGGGCACGGTGGTGGAAGACATCGTGGCGCCGAGCGTCCGACGCCTGGCACGCGAGGTGTTCGGCTGCGGCGACCTGGTGCGCTTCACGACACGGCAGACCGTGACGCGGAGCGACGACCGCTCCCGAAGGCGGGAGTTCGAC
This sequence is a window from Spirochaetaceae bacterium. Protein-coding genes within it:
- a CDS encoding phytanoyl-CoA dioxygenase family protein, with translation MIERQAVRPALAAEDWDRLAEAPLPELHGEYPLSDAQVEGFWENGFIVLEEVLDRDEINAYGEAIRDVAMAHFRARRLALSFGGAFLQQLNLRYCSDAVSRFVLSPRFGRIASRLLRAPAVRLYHEQALFKPPGGIDSHWHQDQFYFPFDDTFTMGLWMPLVDCSLDMGPLRFVAGSHKYGNLEGMSISEESKRFFDDFAEREGLEVVQVPDLKAGDCSIHLGWTVHGAPANRSNKMREAMTANYFPDGARITDMSRSPDGLRFVGGLVPGQIANSVMNPIVYSETAAGTEGETK